One Salvia miltiorrhiza cultivar Shanhuang (shh) unplaced genomic scaffold, IMPLAD_Smil_shh fragScaff_scaffold_132_2, whole genome shotgun sequence DNA window includes the following coding sequences:
- the LOC131002437 gene encoding protein PHLOEM PROTEIN 2-LIKE A10-like, translating to MDSELVKRGFDFTRRKKKWLIVMGLVGISSYGVYRAYHMPSVARKRKRILKLLGSLVSMAEMVSDSAEMMTVVSRDLKEFLESDLDEIPNSLKQLSKIARSVEFSESVARLCQSMTVGVLRGYKVENSASDIQEDGNSSFSDRLIDKMMSDAGTGFVSVVIGSFARNLVLGFYANGENSHSGVIHEKSSSSSLPTWLTVVADDKCRVLVADCIKTFVSTAVAIYLDKTMDVNVYDEMFSGLTNPKHQNKMTEFLVSLCNGAVETLVKTSHQVLTASPKKGSSGSYSIIDPSEASNFGDKMGLDSETRLRRDGNGHVDLQSNGWVSSVSSTLAVPSNRKFVLDVTGRVTFETVRSVIEFFLWKVSEGLKRSVNVVHDEVVERGYEVVRYVGAKSTIILTICLSLFLHILGNSRALVTA from the coding sequence ATGGATAGTGAATTGGTGAAAAGGGGTTTTGATTTCACTAGAAGGAAGAAGAAATGGTTAATTGTGATGGGATTGGTTGGGATTTCTAGCTACGGTGTGTATAGGGCGTATCACATGCCGTCTGTAGctagaaagagaaaaagaatcTTGAAGTTGTTAGGATCCCTAGTTTCAATGGCTGAAATGGTTTCTGATTCCGCGGAGATGATGACAGTGGTGTCGAGGGATTTAAAGGAGTTTTTGGAGTCTGATTTGGACGAAATTCCTAATAGTTTGAAGCAGTTGTCTAAGATTGCTCGCTCTGTAGAGTTTTCTGAGTCAGTAGCTCGTCTTTGCCAGTCGATGACAGTAGGCGTTTTGAGGGGTTATAAGGTAGAGAATAGCGCGAGTGACATTCAAGAAGATGGCAATTCGAGCTTTTCTGATAGGCTTATAGATAAAATGATGTCGGATGCTGGTACAGGATTTGTCTCGGTTGTTATTGGTAGCTTTGCTAGGAATTTGGTGTTGGGGTTTTATGCTAATGGTGAGAACAGCCACTCGGGCGTGATCCATGAGAAGTCAAGTTCCTCATCGTTGCCTACGTGGTTAACTGTGGTGGCAGATGATAAATGCAGAGTATTGGTTGCTGATTGCATCAAGACTTTCGTTAGCACTGCTGTTGCAATCTATCTTGACAAAACTATGGATGTCAATGTCTATGATGAGATGTTCTCGGGCTTGACTAATCCTAAGCATCAGAATAAGATGACAGAATTCTTAGTTTCTCTCTGTAATGGGGCTGTCGAAACTCTTGTAAAGACCTCTCACCAAGTGCTGACAGCTTCTCCTAAGAAGGGATCGAGCGGCTCTTATTCAATCATTGATCCGAGTGAAGCTTCAAACTTTGGGGACAAGATGGGATTAGATTCAGAAACTCGTCTGAGAAGAGATGGGAATGGTCATGTTGACCTTCAGAGTAACGGATGGGTCAGTAGTGTTTCATCGACATTGGCTGTACCAAGCAACAGGAAGTTTGTTCTTGATGTCACTGGGAGAGTGACATTTGAGACGGTTCGATCTGTCATTGAGTTTTTCTTGTGGAAAGTATCCGAGGGCTTGAAAAGAAGTGTGAATGTGGTTCACGACGAGGTTGTGGAGAGGGGATATGAAGTTGTGAGATACGTTGGGGCCAAGTCCACCATTATTCTCACCATTTGTCTCTCACTGTTTCTACA
- the LOC131002441 gene encoding putative receptor protein kinase ZmPK1: MEVHLPKLVILTLIPIFLPLSSSSKTYTSLTQGSSLSSPHDVLVSSPMGIFTAGFYAVGDNAYCFSIWFTHAREANGNQTVVWMANRDQPVNGKHTKLSLLHSGSLILRDAGQLTVWTSGTASAAEVVVLKLHDNGDLVLRNEKNTSRVIWRSFDSPTHTLLPEQALTAKAELVSSRSLTNQSSGFYKLYFDNDNVLRLMYSGFEMTSVFWPVPWKNSWEAGRSTYNSSKTAVLDLYGRFSSTDDFKFNASDLGVGPRRRMKLDVDGIVRVYSLNARRNTWEVTWQLPMQPCNIHGICGANSLCNYSPASGRRCSCLPRYKPKDSSDWSQGCVPDFDQTPCKNNASDDVFSRINHAEFYGYDIGFFQNQTLEQCKNRCLSYCECKGFQYKFDSDRGFYNCYPKTLLFNGYQSSGFEYWIYLRLPPASDETKLVQLQLQCTNPVVEIQRPFTRKNKHGWLRSLAWCVGALGALELVCVLLFLYKTRASGKKLREQGYFQVATGFTRFTYAELKKASRNFSEEIGRGGSGVVYKGVLSDNRVAAIKRLNEANQGEAEFLAEVSLIGRLNHANLIERWGYCAEGKHRLLVYEYLGNGCLAENLSSKKLDWRKKFEIAVGVAKGLAYLHEECLEWVLHCDVKPHNILLDENYQPKVADFGLSKQLKRSEVENLNVSTIRGTRGYMAPEWVYNLPITAKVDVYSYGIVVLEMVTGKNPNFDSDQNGGILERDEGGSSSVSNWIDQIVELGEYDVAGLENLIKVALQCAQENRNARPTMAQVVDMLLAH; this comes from the coding sequence ATGGAAGTTCATCTTCCCAAACTTGTTATCCTAACTTTGATTCCAATATTCTTACCACTTTCATCCTCCTCCAAAACCTATACAAGTTTAACTCAAGGTTCATCCCTCTCTTCACCCCATGACGTGTTGGTCTCATCACCAATGGGCATTTTCACCGCCGGTTTTTACGCCGTCGGCGATAACGCCTACTGTTTTTCCATCTGGTTCACTCACGCTCGTGAGGCCAACGGAAATCAAACCGTGGTTTGGATGGCGAACCGGGACCAACCGGTGAACGGCAAACACACGAAGCTGTCTCTCTTGCACTCCGGCAGCCTCATCCTCCGAGATGCCGGTCAGCTCACTGTGTGGACCAGCGGCACCGCATCCGCCGCCGAGGTGGTAGTGCTGAAGCTCCACGACAACGGCGATCTCGTTCTCCGCAATGAAAAAAACACCTCTCGTGTAATATGGCGAAGCTTCGATTCACCGACGCACACTCTTCTTCCCGAGCAAGCACTCACCGCGAAAGCGGAGCTGGTCTCATCGAGAAGCCTCACGAATCAATCCTCTGGCTTCTACAAGCTCTACTTCGACAACGACAACGTCCTTCGTCTCATGTACTCCGGATTTGAGATGACGAGCGTGTTCTGGCCGGTGCCGTGGAAAAACAGCTGGGAAGCAGGCCGATCCACCTACAACAGTAGCAAAACCGCCGTGCTTGATCTGTACGGCAGATTCTCCTCAACGGATGATTTCAAGTTTAATGCGTCGGACTTGGGCGTGGGGCCTCGGAGAAGGATGAAGTTGGATGTTGATGGCATCGTTCGGGTTTACTCCTTAAACGCGCGCCGAAACACGTGGGAAGTTACCTGGCAACTCCCGATGCAGCCATGCAATATTCACGGCATCTGTGGTGCTAACAGTTTGTGCAATTACAGCCCTGCCTCGGGCCGCCGCTGCTCTTGCTTACCGCGCTACAAGCCTAAGGACAGCAGCGACTGGTCGCAGGGATGCGTGCCGGATTTTGATCAAACCCCGTGTAAGAATAACGCTAGCGATGACGTTTTCTCGCGTATTAACCACGCAGAGTTTTATGGTTACGACATTGGCTTCTTCCAGAACCAGACCTTGGAACAGTGCAAGAACCGCTGCTTGAGTTACTGCGAATGCAAAGGCTTCCAATACAAGTTCGATTCGGACAGAGGTTTTTACAACTGCTACCCCAAAACACTTTTGTTCAACGGATATCAATCATCAGGATTCGAATATTGGATATACCTTAGATTGCCTCCAGCATCAGATGAGACCAAGCTCGTCCAACTCCAACTCCAGTGCACCAACCCCGTCGTGGAAATCCAAAGACCATTCACGAGGAAGAACAAACACGGTTGGTTGAGGTCATTGGCATGGTGCGTGGGTGCGCTTGGTGCGCTTGAGTTGGTGTGCGTGCTGCTATTCTTGTACAAGACGCGCGCAAGTGGTAAGAAGCTACGCGAGCAAGGTTACTTCCAGGTGGCCACAGGGTTCACGAGGTTCACATACGCGGAGCTGAAGAAGGCGTCGCGTAATTTCAGTGAAGAGATTGGGCGGGGAGGCAGCGGCGTGGTGTACAAAGGCGTGTTGTCGGATAACAGAGTAGCAGCAATCAAGCGCCTCAATGAAGCCAACCAAGGAGAAGCAGAGTTTCTTGCTGAAGTCAGCCTGATAGGGAGGTTGAACCATGCCAATTTGATCGAGCGTTGGGGCTATTGCGCAGAGGGGAAGCACAGATTACTTGTTTATGAGTACTTGGGGAATGGATGCTTAGCAGAAAATCTAAGCTCCAAGAAACTGGATTGGAGAAAAAAGTTTGAAATAGCAGTAGGGGTTGCAAAAGGGTTGGCATATTTGCACGAAGAGTGCTTGGAGTGGGTTCTGCACTGCGATGTTAAGCCACATAATATACTTCTGGATGAGAATTACCAGCCAAAGGTGGCGGATTTCGGGTTGTCTAAACAGCTGAAGAGAAGTGAAGTTGAGAATTTGAACGTGTCGACGATACGTGGTACGAGAGGTTACATGGCGCCTGAATGGGTGTATAATTTACCCATAACTGCAAAGGTTGATGTGTATAGCTATGGGATCGTCGTGCTTGAAATGGTGACGGGAAAGAACCCTAATTTTGATAGTGatcaaaatggtggaatttTGGAGAGAGATGAAGGGGGGTCGTCGTCGGTTTCAAACTGGATTGACCAAATCGTGGAATTGGGTGAATATGATGTGGCTGGGTTGGAGAATCTAATAAAAGTAGCGTTGCAATGTGCACAAGAGAATAGAAATGCAAGGCCTACTATGGCACAGGTCGTCGATATGTTGCTTGCTCATTAG
- the LOC131002435 gene encoding uncharacterized protein LOC131002435, with translation MSWLARSIADSLRLDDEEEDATAAAAVEEAMKPVEDSVPRPTANDTMLQEDHPRDSAFSIEDRRSDSDGGASGNHGVDEDVEGDYDRRGVKEDLSEFRESLTRQFWGVASFLAPPPPPPPPPPLFNRSSIQLESDLAGSVNADEEGEEELLEYDERESGQSGESANSSPSKDDDEDTLEDAVGITEEVLAFARNIAHHPETWLDFPIEEEEFDDFDISEAQYKHALAIEHLAPRLAALRFELCPVHMGVGYFWMIYFVLLHSRLNKHDANLLSSPQLVQARAVWMHELQKQTKGDSYWSGISSFQSKGSTDSPRENIVCTYDDVQYGNESDWRSVSESSTHQMAAEHEIEKHVLDEIEFIDKSVIKEDPPPKLLDKEIVVGSSIEIPMPVVVVVTNDDDDDDEDAWLKDDSDLIGYTGTSLSLNEDDISFSDLEDDLDSTLPYKYKTSSTERSRTTKTP, from the exons ATGTCTTGGCTGGCTCGCTCCATCGCCGACAGTCTCCGCCtcgatgatgaagaagaagatgcaacggcggcggcggcggtggaggaggccATGAAGCCCGTAGAAGACTCCGTTCCACGACCCACTGCAAACGACACCATGCTCCAGGAGGATCACCCTCGCGACTCCGCGTTCTCAATCGAAGATCGCCGATCGGATAGTGATGGCGGCGCCAGTGGTAATCACGGTGTCGACGAAGATGTTGAAGGCGATTACGATCGCCGTGGAGTGAAAGAGGATTTATCGGAATTTCGAGAAAGTCTCACGCGTCAATTTTGGGGCGTTGCTTCTTTTCTCgctcctccgcctccgcctcccccTCCGCCGCCATTGTTTAATAGATCGAGCATACAATTGGAATCTGATCTGGCCGGTTCGGTTAATGCTGATGAGGAAGGGGAAGAAGAATTGTTGGAGTATGATGAGAGAGAGTCTGGTCAATCAGGGGAATCTGCAAATTCTTCACCATCGAAGGATGATGATGAAGATACTTTAGAGGATGCAGTAGGGATTACTGAGGAAGTGTTGGCTTTTGCAAGGAACATCGCGCATCATCCAGAAACCTGGTTGGATTTCCCAATAGAGGAAGAGGAATTTGATG ATTTTGATATATCCGAGGCCCAGTACAAGCATGCATTGGCTATTGAGCATTTAGCACCAAGATTAGCTGCTCTCAGATTTGAACTTTGTCCAGTCCATATGGGTGTGGGCTACTTTTGGATGATCTACTTCGTTCTTCTACACTCAAGGTTAAATAAACATGATGCTAACCTGCTGTCTTCGCCACAG CTTGTGCAAGCGAGGGCCGTGTGGATGCACGAGCTACAAAAGCAAACTAAAGGGGACTCCTATTGGTCAGGAATAAGTAGTTTCCAATCCAAAGGTAGCACAGATTCACCTCGTGAAAATATTGTCTGCACTTATGATGATGTTCAGTATGGAAATGAGTCAGACTGGAGGTCGGTTTCTGAATCTTCAACGCATCAAATGGCCGCTGAGCATGAGATTGAGAAGCACGTACTTGATGAAATTGAGTTTATTGACAAGTCTGTTATCAAGGAAGATCCACCACCCAAACTTCTGGATAAGGAGATTGTTGTGGGTTCTTCCATTGAAATTCCTATGCCAGTTGTTGTGGTTGTTactaatgatgatgatgatgacgatgagGATGCCTGGCTTAAGGATGACTCGGACTTAATAGGGTATACCGGCACCTCACTTAGTTTGAATGAAGATGATATATCGTTTAGTGATCTGGAGGACGATTTAGACTCCACTCTGCCCTATAAATACAAAACATCTTCAACTGAAAGGAGTAGAACAACCAAAACTCCATGA
- the LOC131002440 gene encoding lecithin-cholesterol acyltransferase-like 1: protein MSSHNSHSKVAVFSLAMVLYTWCRASSALHPVVLIPGAGGNQLEARLTGTYKPSSLLCNRWYPLNKDPDGWFRIWFDPSVLLRPFTKCFSERMKIYYDPHLDDYHNAPGVETRVPSFGSTDSLLYLDPNLKYITSYMESLVRSLEEIGYVSGQNLFGAPYDFRYGLAAKGHPCNVGSEFLDNLKTLIESASDSNGGKPVILVSHSLGGLFALHLLDRAPASWRHRVKHLISLSAPWGGSVEEMLTFASGTTLGVPLVDPLLVREEQRSSSSNLWLMPSPAVFDGARPIVVTPNASYSSTDVARFLRDIQFPQGVCPYETRILPLVERLPPPPGVPITCVVGTGVQTAETLFYGEGGWDERPEVAYGDGDGTVNMVSLLALQTAWGGVENQSVKVIEIAGVSHTDVLKDEGALDAIIAQVSSINSEISADLIHLF from the exons ATGAGCTCCCATAATTCACATTCAAAAGTGGCCGTATTTTCATTGGCCATGGTGTTATACACCTGGTGCAGAGCATCATCGGCGCTGCACCCGGTGGTGTTAATACCGGGAGCCGGCGGCAACCAGCTGGAAGCCCGGCTGACGGGCACGTACAAGCCGTCAAGCCTGCTGTGCAACCGGTGGTATCCGTTGAACAAGGACCCGGATGGGTGGTTCAGGATCTGGTTCGACCCGAGTGTGCTGCTCCGACCCTTCACCAAATGCTTCAGTGAGAGGATGAAGATTTATTATGATCCTCATCTTGATGATTACCATAATGCCCCTGGTGTTGAGACTCGAGTCCCCTCTTTTGGCTCTACTGACTCGCTTCTCTATCTTGATCCCAATCTCAA atatataacatcatacatgGAATCCCTAGTGAGATCCTTGGAAGAAATAGGCTATGTTTCCGGCCAAAACCTCTTCGGCGCACCCTATGATTTTCGCTATGGATTGGCTGCCAAAGGCCACCCTTGCAATGTCGGTTCCGAATTCCTCGACAACCTCAAAACTCTGATCGAATCGGCGAGCGATTCCAACGGAGGGAAGCCGGTGATCCTCGTCTCGCACAGCTTAGGCGGCCTCTTCGCCCTCCACCTCCTCGACCGGGCCCCGGCCTCCTGGCGCCACCGTGTCAAACACTTGATCTCCCTGTCCGCCCCGTGGGGCGGGTCAGTTGAAGAAATGCTGACTTTTGCATCGGGGACCACATTGGGCGTGCCCTTAGTGGACCCTTTGCTAGTCAGGGAGGAGCAGAGGAGCTCCTCTAGCAACTTGTGGTTAATGCCCTCGCCCGCAGTGTTTGATGGGGCCAGGCCCATCGTCGTCACGCCCAATGCCTCCTATTCGAGCACTGACGTGGCGCGTTTCCTAAGGGATATCCAGTTCCCACAAGGGGTCTGCCCTTATGAAACGCGCATTTTGCCTCTCGTGGAAAGGCTGCCTCCGCCGCCTGGGGTCCCCATCACGTGTGTGGTGGGGACTGGGGTGCAGACCGCGGAGACGTTGTTTTacggggagggtgggtgggatGAGCGGCCGGAGGTGGCGTATGGCGACGGCGATGGCACGGTGAACATGGTGAGCTTGCTGGCTCTGCAGACTGCGTGGGGTGGGGTGGAGAATCAGTCCGTTAAGGTGATCGAGATTGCTGGTGTTTCTCACACTGATGTGTTGAAAGATGAGGGTGCACTTGATGCAATAATTGCTCAAGTTTCTTCAATCAATTCTGAAATTTCTGCAGATTTAATTCATTTGTTTTGA
- the LOC131002436 gene encoding uncharacterized protein LOC131002436 translates to MSEDGDDDRDDILPPPPLIRELGRHKRNHPLCIVLPTINQNAEIKPDFIQVLPKFSNSLGESAHKHLAEFDLVCTTLRPQGFPEDHLKLLTFPHTLQSRARDWLLDLSPGSIRTWNDLEEQFLRKFFPESKAANLRIAISSIKQRQHECLSDYWERFQQLCHRCPNHGFSDYQLLINYFYRGMSSFDRRIVDAACGGSLTNKTLDEAKQLIFDMVTNGQQYEDEDDDRYRPINRAEDVCVNEKLDALTSLVRGMVGAQIQKDNHPNFSWNHSPEFFTSAQPQAGWYAHTDRPEPSMSDILQSLAQSSQIVNNLVQSQQAFQQETQAALGSMGTQITLLTTQVNKLQVNLGKLPSQEEVHSKEHVYAMNLMSEEDFFDPRPMEDEKEKEEQESAQNDEVVEEAQQYENLSSSEVGST, encoded by the exons ATGTCTGAAGATGGGGATGATGACCGTGATGACATTCTGCCACCACCACCGTTGATAAGAGAGTTGGGCCGCCACAAGAGAAATCATCCGCTATGCATTGTGTTGCCCACGATTAATCAAAATGCTGAAATCAAGCCTGACTTTATTCAAGTTCTTCCAAAATTCAGCAACTCGCTTGGagagagtgcacataaacatcttGCTGAATTTGATTTAGTTTGCACTACTTTACGCCCTCAAGGTTTTCCTGAAGATCATTTAAAATTACTAACTTTTCCTCATACATTGCAGAGTAGAGCTCGAGATTGGTTGTTAGATCTATCACCTGGCTCAATCAGAACTTGGAACGATTTAGAGGAGCAGTTCTTGCGTAAATTCTTTCCAGAATCAAAGGCTGCAAATCTAAGAATAGCTATTAGTAGCATCAAGCAGAGGCAACACGAGTGTTTGTCTGAttattgggagagatttcaacaATTATGTCATAGATGtcctaaccacggattttctgaTTATCAGTtgctcattaattatttttatcgtggtatgtcttcttttgaCAGGAGGATTGTTGATGCTGCTTGTGGAGGAAGTTTGACCAACAAGACCTTAGATGAAGCAAAACAATTGATTTTTGATATGGTCACCAATGGTCAAcaatatgaggatgaggatgatgatagGTACAGGCCGATCAACAGAGCAGAAGATGTATGTGTGAATGAGAAACTCGATGCTCTAACTTCCTTAGTTAGAGGCATGGTTGGAGCTCAAATTCAGAAGGATAATCATCCAAATTTCAGCTGGAATCATTCGCCTGAATTTTTCACCAGCGCACAGCCGCAGGCTGGGtggtatgcccataccgaccGCCCAGAGCCCAGTATGAGCGATATTCTTCAGAGTCTGGCACAGAGCAGCCAGATTGTTAACAATTTGGTGCAAAGTCAGCAAGCTTTCCAGCAAGAGACGCAAGCTGCGTTGGGTAGTATGGGCACACAGATCACTCTGCTCACCACTCAAGTGAACAAGTTGCAAGTAAATCTTGGAAAACTTCCATCTCAAGAAGAAGTACATTCCAAGGAGCATGTTTATGCTATGAATTTAATGAGTGAGGAAGATTTCTTTGATCCAAGGCCCATGGAAGATGAAAAGGAGAAGGAAGAGCAAGAAAGTGCTCAGAATGATGAAGTTGTCGAAGAGGCACAACAATATGAAAATCTCTCTTCTTCCGAG GTTGGCTCAACATAA